In Pseudomonas alcaliphila JAB1, a single window of DNA contains:
- a CDS encoding acyl-CoA dehydrogenase C-terminal domain-containing protein: protein MPEFNAPLRDMRFVLHEVFAAPQLWARLPALAQTVDADTADAILEEAAKVTGTLIAPLNRSGDEEGAQWEGGEVRTPAGFREAYATYTEGGWVGLSGNPNYGGMGMPKMLAVAFEEMLYAAGSSFALYSALSSGACLAIDAHASEDLKTTYLPPMYEGRWAGSMCLTEAHAGTDLGIIRTRAEPQADGSYKVSGSKIFITGGEQDLTENIIHLVLAKLPDAPAGPKGISLFLVPKVMVNADGSLGARNAVSCGSIEHKMGIKASSTCVMNFDGATGYLIGEVNKGLAAMFTMMNYERLSIGIQGIGCAEASYQSAVAYARERIQSRAATGPVNHDKIADPIIVHADVRRMLLTMKALNEGGRAFACYVGQQLDLAKYAEDTSERQNAEALVALLTPIAKAFFTDNGLEACVHGQQVFGGHGYIREWGQEQLVRDVRIAQIYEGTNGIQALDLLGRKVVANGGAALRLFAAEVRDFAHAHEAPYGAQLVVALERLEAVSGWLLEQAKSEPNAVGAASVEYLHLFGYVAYAYMWARMAAVAQEKQSEDEAFYSGKLATAEFFFARLLPRTLSLEASIRAGSQPLYGLAAEQF from the coding sequence ATGCCCGAATTCAACGCCCCGCTGCGCGATATGCGCTTCGTGCTTCATGAGGTCTTCGCCGCCCCGCAACTGTGGGCACGCCTGCCGGCCCTGGCCCAAACCGTCGATGCCGACACCGCCGACGCCATTCTCGAAGAAGCGGCCAAGGTCACCGGCACGCTGATCGCCCCGCTCAACCGCAGCGGCGACGAGGAAGGCGCACAGTGGGAAGGCGGCGAGGTGCGCACTCCGGCCGGTTTCCGCGAGGCCTACGCCACCTACACCGAAGGTGGCTGGGTGGGTCTTTCCGGCAACCCGAATTACGGCGGCATGGGCATGCCCAAGATGCTCGCCGTGGCCTTCGAGGAAATGCTCTACGCCGCCGGGTCCAGCTTCGCCCTGTATTCAGCGCTGAGTTCCGGCGCCTGCCTGGCCATCGACGCCCATGCCAGCGAAGACTTGAAGACCACCTACCTGCCGCCGATGTACGAAGGCCGCTGGGCCGGCTCCATGTGCCTGACCGAGGCCCATGCCGGCACCGACCTGGGCATCATCAGAACCCGCGCCGAGCCGCAGGCGGACGGCAGCTACAAGGTCAGCGGCAGTAAGATCTTTATCACCGGCGGCGAACAGGACCTGACCGAGAACATCATCCATCTGGTGCTGGCCAAGCTGCCGGACGCACCGGCTGGGCCGAAGGGCATCTCGCTGTTCCTGGTGCCCAAGGTGATGGTCAATGCCGACGGCAGCCTGGGCGCGCGCAATGCGGTGAGCTGCGGCTCCATCGAGCACAAGATGGGTATCAAGGCATCAAGCACCTGCGTGATGAACTTCGACGGCGCCACCGGCTACCTGATCGGCGAGGTCAACAAGGGCCTGGCGGCGATGTTCACCATGATGAACTACGAGCGTCTGTCCATCGGCATCCAGGGCATCGGCTGCGCCGAGGCGTCCTACCAGTCGGCGGTCGCCTACGCCCGCGAGCGTATCCAGAGCCGCGCCGCCACTGGCCCGGTAAACCACGACAAGATCGCCGACCCGATCATCGTCCACGCCGACGTGCGCCGCATGCTGCTGACCATGAAGGCGCTGAACGAGGGTGGTCGCGCATTCGCCTGCTACGTCGGCCAGCAGCTGGATCTGGCCAAGTACGCCGAGGACACCAGCGAGCGGCAGAACGCCGAAGCGCTGGTCGCCCTGCTGACGCCAATCGCCAAGGCCTTCTTCACCGACAATGGCCTGGAGGCCTGCGTGCACGGCCAGCAGGTATTCGGCGGCCACGGCTACATCCGCGAATGGGGCCAGGAGCAGCTGGTGCGCGACGTGCGCATCGCACAGATCTACGAAGGCACCAATGGCATCCAGGCGCTCGACCTGCTCGGGCGCAAGGTGGTGGCCAACGGTGGCGCCGCGCTGCGCCTGTTCGCCGCCGAAGTGCGCGACTTCGCCCATGCCCATGAGGCACCCTACGGCGCCCAACTGGTCGTGGCGCTGGAGCGGCTGGAGGCGGTCAGCGGCTGGCTGCTCGAGCAGGCCAAGAGCGAGCCCAACGCCGTCGGCGCCGCCTCGGTGGAGTACCTGCACCTGTTCGGCTACGTCGCCTACGCCTACATGTGGGCGCGCATGGCCGCCGTAGCGCAGGAAAAGCAGAGCGAGGACGAAGCCTTTTACAGCGGCAAGCTGGCCACCGCCGAGTTCTTCTTCGCCCGCCTGCTGCCGCGCACCCTGAGCCTGGAGGCGAGCATTCGTGCCGGCAGCCAGCCGCTTTATGGTCTGGCTGCAGAGCAGTTCTAA
- a CDS encoding MBL fold metallo-hydrolase, which produces MRTLTTLTGNSQKLDGGAMFGNAPKALWQRWMPADDLNRIDLGCRALLVQEDERNILVETGIGAFFSPELKQRFGVQEERHVLLDSLAAVGLSDVDIDIVVLTHLHFDHAGGLLAAWQDGQPARLLFPNARFVTGRRQWQRACNPHARDKASYVPELRALLENSGRLHLIDETEHCELLGTDWRLHWSDGHTPGQLLPEVAMPGGPVVFPGDLIPGAPWVHLPITMGYDRFPEGLIEEKEALLADLVARGGRLVFTHDPDVAMGRVTRDEKGRYGLVEAVKTAHLLAN; this is translated from the coding sequence ATGCGAACCCTGACCACCCTGACCGGCAACAGCCAGAAACTCGATGGCGGCGCCATGTTCGGCAACGCGCCCAAGGCGCTGTGGCAGCGCTGGATGCCAGCCGACGACCTGAACCGTATCGACCTCGGCTGCCGCGCCCTGCTGGTGCAGGAAGACGAGCGCAACATTCTTGTCGAGACCGGCATCGGCGCCTTCTTCAGCCCGGAGCTGAAGCAGCGCTTCGGCGTGCAGGAAGAGCGTCATGTGCTGCTCGACAGCCTTGCCGCCGTCGGCCTGAGCGATGTCGACATCGATATCGTCGTGCTCACCCACCTGCACTTCGACCATGCCGGTGGTCTGCTCGCCGCCTGGCAGGACGGTCAGCCGGCGCGCCTGCTATTTCCCAACGCGCGCTTCGTCACCGGCCGCCGCCAATGGCAGCGCGCCTGCAACCCACACGCTCGCGATAAAGCCTCCTATGTCCCGGAACTGCGGGCTCTGCTGGAGAACAGCGGTCGCCTGCATTTGATCGACGAAACCGAGCACTGCGAATTGCTCGGCACCGACTGGCGTCTGCACTGGAGCGACGGCCACACGCCGGGCCAACTACTGCCGGAAGTGGCCATGCCGGGCGGGCCGGTGGTGTTTCCCGGCGACCTGATCCCTGGCGCGCCCTGGGTGCACCTGCCGATCACCATGGGTTACGACCGTTTCCCCGAAGGTCTGATCGAGGAGAAGGAGGCGCTGCTGGCCGACCTGGTCGCCCGCGGCGGCCGTCTGGTATTCACCCACGACCCCGACGTGGCCATGGGCCGGGTGACGCGAGACGAAAAAGGTCGCTACGGGCTCGTTGAGGCGGTAAAAACAGCACATCTGCTGGCAAACTGA
- a CDS encoding YbaK/EbsC family protein: MSLASVRAFFAAKAPDIAIIELQSSTATVALAAEAHGVSPGQIAKTLAFRIAERDVLIVARGDARIDNRKMKECFGAKSRMLDAQTVVELTSHPVGGVCPFGLATPLSVYCDRSLLAFDEVLPAAGATHSAVRIAPQRMAELVDAEWIDVCQEVETETC; this comes from the coding sequence ATGAGCCTGGCCTCTGTACGCGCCTTCTTCGCCGCCAAGGCGCCCGATATCGCGATCATCGAACTGCAGTCCAGCACCGCCACCGTGGCGCTGGCTGCCGAAGCGCATGGTGTATCGCCGGGCCAGATCGCCAAGACCCTGGCATTTCGCATCGCCGAACGCGACGTGCTGATCGTCGCCCGCGGCGACGCGCGTATCGACAACCGCAAGATGAAGGAATGCTTCGGTGCCAAATCGCGCATGCTCGATGCCCAGACCGTGGTCGAACTGACCAGCCACCCGGTGGGCGGCGTCTGCCCATTCGGCCTGGCCACACCGCTCAGCGTCTATTGCGACCGCTCGCTGCTGGCCTTCGATGAAGTGCTGCCGGCCGCCGGCGCCACCCACAGCGCCGTGCGTATCGCCCCGCAGCGCATGGCCGAATTGGTCGATGCCGAGTGGATTGACGTGTGCCAGGAAGTGGAAACGGAAACCTGCTGA
- a CDS encoding YceK/YidQ family lipoprotein yields MRRTLALTLLLALSLTGCATVRTLDAAKPGAPVVYAGTRLDWYTINGGCCPLDRFGAEAPRYPGLDLPASALLDTLLLPFSLATALGVSLGVSGGL; encoded by the coding sequence ATGAGACGGACTTTGGCACTTACTCTGCTGCTGGCGCTGAGCCTGACTGGCTGCGCCACCGTGCGCACGCTGGATGCGGCCAAGCCCGGTGCACCGGTGGTCTACGCCGGGACGCGGCTGGACTGGTATACGATCAATGGCGGCTGCTGCCCGCTGGATCGTTTCGGCGCCGAGGCGCCGCGTTATCCTGGGCTGGATCTGCCGGCCAGTGCGCTGCTCGATACCCTGCTGTTGCCGTTTTCGCTGGCCACGGCGCTGGGTGTCAGCCTGGGTGTCAGCGGCGGGTTGTAG
- a CDS encoding DUF2845 domain-containing protein, whose amino-acid sequence MSIVSRCVLGSVLTLSLLPVAEASMRCGTALVYEGERSVEVLRKCGEPDQREVTPPSSPQGGGVTVEQWMYGPRNGVYRYLRFLDGKLVEIRAERG is encoded by the coding sequence ATGTCCATTGTGAGTCGCTGTGTGTTGGGAAGCGTCCTCACGTTGTCGTTGCTGCCGGTTGCAGAGGCCTCCATGCGCTGCGGTACCGCCCTGGTTTACGAGGGCGAGCGTAGCGTCGAGGTGTTGCGCAAATGCGGTGAACCCGATCAGCGTGAGGTGACGCCACCCAGCAGTCCACAGGGTGGCGGCGTGACAGTCGAGCAATGGATGTATGGGCCTCGCAATGGCGTCTATCGCTACCTGCGTTTTCTCGATGGCAAGCTGGTGGAAATAAGGGCCGAACGCGGATGA
- the ubiX gene encoding flavin prenyltransferase UbiX: protein MSGPERITLAMTGASGAQYGLRLLDCLVQEDREVHFLISKAAQLVMATETDVALPAKPQSMAQFLTEYTGAAPGQIRVYGKEDWMAPAASGSGAPTAMVVVPCSTGTLSAIASGACNNLIERAADVALKERRQLILVPREAPYSSIHLENMLKLSNLGVTILPASPGFYHQPQTLDDLVDFVVARILNCLNIPQDMLPRWGEHHLVSDD, encoded by the coding sequence ATGTCTGGCCCTGAGAGAATAACCCTGGCGATGACCGGCGCCTCAGGCGCGCAATACGGCCTGCGCCTGCTCGATTGTCTGGTGCAGGAAGATCGCGAGGTGCACTTCCTGATCTCCAAGGCCGCGCAACTGGTGATGGCCACCGAAACTGACGTGGCGTTGCCGGCCAAGCCGCAATCCATGGCCCAGTTTCTGACCGAGTACACCGGCGCGGCGCCGGGGCAGATTCGCGTCTACGGCAAGGAAGACTGGATGGCCCCGGCCGCCTCCGGCTCCGGCGCGCCGACGGCCATGGTGGTGGTGCCGTGCAGCACCGGCACCCTGTCGGCCATCGCCAGCGGCGCCTGCAACAATCTGATCGAACGCGCCGCCGATGTGGCATTGAAGGAGCGCCGCCAGTTGATCCTGGTGCCGCGCGAGGCGCCGTATTCGAGCATCCACCTGGAAAACATGCTCAAGCTGTCGAATCTGGGCGTGACCATCCTGCCGGCATCGCCCGGCTTCTATCATCAGCCACAGACGCTGGATGATCTGGTGGACTTCGTGGTCGCGCGCATCCTCAATTGCCTGAATATCCCCCAGGACATGTTGCCGCGCTGGGGCGAGCATCATTTGGTGTCAGATGACTAA
- the mpl gene encoding UDP-N-acetylmuramate:L-alanyl-gamma-D-glutamyl-meso-diaminopimelate ligase, with amino-acid sequence MHIHILGICGTFMGSLAVLAKELGHRVTGSDANVYPPMSTQLEAQGIELMQGFDPAHLQPAPDLVVVGNAMSRGNPAVEYVLNKGLPYVSGPQWLADHVLQGRWVLAVAGTHGKTSSSSMLAWVLEHAGMSPGFLIGGVPQNFGISARLGGTPFFVVEADEYDSAFFDKRSKFVHYRPRTAILNNLEFDHADIFPDLAAIERQFHHLVRIIPSEGLVIHPASETALARVIEMGCWTPVQTTGEGGQWQARLLSADGSRFEVSFDGKVEGTVQWNLTGQHNVANALAVLAAARHVGVVPALGIEALGQFINAKRRMEKVAEVAGVTVFDDFAHHPTAIATTLDGLRKRVGDDTQVIAVIEPRSNSMKLGAHRDGLAESAAQADAVFWYAPPNLGWDLAATVAQARNPTRVCDSLESIIDGVKALARPGTQVVIMSNGGFGGLHGKLAAALEG; translated from the coding sequence ATGCACATCCATATTCTCGGCATCTGCGGCACTTTCATGGGGTCGCTGGCTGTTCTGGCCAAAGAGCTCGGCCATCGCGTCACCGGCTCCGATGCCAACGTTTACCCGCCCATGAGCACTCAATTGGAAGCCCAGGGCATCGAGCTGATGCAGGGCTTTGATCCGGCGCACCTGCAGCCGGCACCGGATCTGGTGGTGGTGGGCAATGCCATGAGCCGTGGCAACCCGGCGGTGGAATACGTGCTGAATAAGGGGCTGCCCTACGTTTCCGGCCCGCAGTGGCTGGCCGATCACGTGCTGCAGGGGCGCTGGGTGTTGGCGGTGGCCGGTACCCACGGCAAGACCAGCAGTTCCAGCATGCTGGCCTGGGTGCTGGAACATGCCGGCATGAGCCCGGGCTTTCTGATCGGCGGCGTGCCGCAGAATTTCGGTATTTCCGCGCGCCTGGGCGGCACGCCGTTCTTCGTGGTCGAGGCCGACGAGTACGACAGCGCCTTCTTCGACAAGCGCAGCAAGTTCGTCCACTACCGCCCACGCACGGCGATTCTCAACAACCTGGAATTCGACCACGCGGACATCTTCCCGGATCTTGCGGCCATCGAGCGGCAGTTTCATCACCTGGTACGAATCATCCCCAGCGAAGGTCTGGTCATCCATCCGGCCAGCGAAACCGCGCTGGCGCGAGTGATCGAGATGGGTTGCTGGACGCCGGTGCAGACCACCGGTGAAGGTGGCCAGTGGCAGGCACGCCTGCTCAGCGCCGATGGCTCGCGCTTCGAGGTGAGCTTCGACGGCAAGGTCGAGGGCACCGTGCAGTGGAACCTGACCGGCCAGCACAACGTTGCCAATGCCCTGGCCGTGCTCGCTGCGGCGCGCCATGTCGGCGTGGTGCCAGCGCTGGGCATCGAGGCGCTGGGTCAGTTCATCAACGCCAAGCGGCGCATGGAGAAGGTCGCCGAGGTGGCGGGTGTGACCGTCTTCGACGACTTTGCCCACCACCCGACTGCCATTGCCACCACCCTGGATGGCTTGCGCAAGCGTGTCGGCGACGATACCCAGGTGATCGCGGTGATCGAGCCGCGCTCCAACTCGATGAAGCTCGGCGCCCATCGCGACGGTCTGGCCGAGTCCGCCGCACAGGCCGATGCGGTGTTCTGGTACGCGCCGCCGAATCTCGGTTGGGACCTGGCCGCCACTGTGGCGCAGGCGCGCAACCCGACGCGCGTGTGCGACTCGCTGGAGTCGATCATCGATGGCGTGAAGGCCCTGGCGCGCCCCGGCACCCAGGTGGTGATCATGAGCAACGGCGGCTTCGGCGGCCTGCATGGCAAGCTGGCAGCAGCTCTGGAGGGATGA